In Georgenia soli, a genomic segment contains:
- a CDS encoding ABC transporter permease: MRPVLAITAVELRRFLRDRSNIFFVFIFPLVLVLVIGSQFGGGGSPGRVVLVGEGSDLRTAVVTALEDDGVAVALAAADDALEQVARGRADVVVQLERADADAFAAGGDVTLDVVASSQAGAPATVERVRTAVQAVTVQQGQLAALTAAGADEAAAQSALGRVAGALDEPRLEVVDVDEVAQELSGLGQFDVGAASQVLLFVFLISLAGSTTLIQARRYGVVGRTLTAPVSTTQLLAGQALGRFVIALFQGAYIMAATALLFGVDWGNLWLSAVVLAAFAAAAAGAAMLLGSLLDNENAAVGAGIGLGLVLAALGGGMLPLELFPDSLRGVSLATPHAWAYEAFAEIQRHDGTLADVAPQLAVLLAMAVALLGIGSWALRRSLSRAM; encoded by the coding sequence GTGAGACCCGTCCTGGCGATCACCGCCGTCGAGCTGCGGCGCTTCCTGCGCGACCGCTCCAACATCTTCTTCGTCTTCATCTTCCCGCTGGTCCTCGTGCTGGTGATCGGCTCCCAGTTCGGCGGGGGCGGGTCTCCCGGGCGGGTCGTCCTGGTGGGGGAGGGCAGCGACCTGCGCACGGCCGTCGTCACCGCGCTCGAGGACGACGGCGTGGCGGTCGCCCTCGCGGCCGCCGACGACGCGCTCGAGCAGGTGGCACGGGGGCGGGCGGACGTCGTCGTCCAGCTCGAGCGGGCGGACGCCGACGCCTTCGCCGCCGGCGGTGACGTCACCCTCGACGTCGTCGCGAGCTCGCAGGCAGGGGCGCCCGCCACCGTCGAACGGGTCCGGACGGCGGTGCAGGCGGTCACCGTGCAGCAGGGCCAGCTCGCCGCGCTGACCGCCGCCGGAGCCGACGAGGCGGCGGCGCAGAGCGCCCTCGGACGCGTGGCGGGCGCGCTCGACGAGCCCCGTCTCGAGGTCGTGGACGTCGACGAGGTGGCGCAGGAGCTGTCCGGCCTCGGTCAGTTCGACGTCGGCGCCGCGTCCCAGGTGCTGCTCTTCGTCTTCCTGATCTCGCTGGCGGGCTCGACCACCCTCATCCAGGCGCGCCGGTACGGTGTGGTCGGGCGCACGCTGACAGCACCGGTCTCGACGACGCAGCTGCTGGCCGGGCAGGCCCTGGGAAGGTTCGTCATCGCCCTGTTCCAGGGCGCCTACATCATGGCCGCGACGGCGCTGCTCTTCGGCGTGGACTGGGGGAACCTGTGGCTGTCCGCGGTGGTGCTGGCGGCGTTCGCGGCGGCCGCGGCCGGCGCCGCGATGCTCCTGGGCTCTCTCCTGGACAACGAGAACGCCGCCGTGGGGGCCGGGATCGGTCTGGGCCTCGTGCTCGCCGCCCTGGGCGGCGGGATGCTGCCGCTCGAGCTCTTCCCCGACTCGCTGCGGGGCGTCTCCCTGGCCACGCCTCACGCGTGGGCGTACGAGGCCTTCGCCGAGATCCAGCGCCACGACGGCACGCTGGCCGATGTCGCGCCCCAGCTCGCGGTCCTGCTGGCCATGGCGGTGGCGCTGCTCGGGATCGGGTCCTGGGCGTTGCGCCGCAGCCTGTCGCGCGCGATGTAG
- a CDS encoding fumarylacetoacetate hydrolase family protein, which translates to MKLTTLRTASGTVAARVDGVKAVELTGFTDVADLLRRGDLTAVAGATGPEHDLATADLAPVVTTPGKIVCVGLNYRNHILEMGRELPEYPTLFTKFPESLIGPREPIQVPPESDKIDWEGELAVVVGKSVRRADAAQAEAAIAGYTIMNDITMRDYQYRSPQWFQGKAWESSTPLGPVLVTPDELPADAELVTRLDGEEMQRTRIDDLVFDAVALVRYISTIFTLNPGDVIATGTPGGVGHARKPGRYISPGQTVSVSIDGIGEVVNVAVAENVAGAAEKSPATVGA; encoded by the coding sequence ATGAAGCTGACCACCCTGCGCACCGCCTCCGGGACCGTTGCCGCCCGAGTCGACGGTGTGAAGGCCGTCGAGCTGACGGGCTTCACCGACGTCGCCGACCTCCTGCGCCGCGGCGACCTGACCGCCGTCGCGGGGGCCACGGGCCCCGAGCACGACCTGGCGACGGCGGACCTCGCCCCCGTGGTGACCACGCCCGGCAAGATCGTGTGCGTCGGCCTGAACTACCGCAACCACATCCTCGAGATGGGGCGGGAGCTGCCCGAGTACCCGACGCTGTTCACCAAGTTCCCCGAGTCCCTCATCGGCCCGCGCGAGCCGATCCAGGTGCCGCCGGAGTCGGACAAGATCGACTGGGAGGGCGAGCTCGCCGTCGTCGTCGGGAAGAGCGTGCGCCGGGCCGACGCCGCCCAGGCGGAGGCTGCGATCGCCGGCTACACGATCATGAACGACATCACCATGCGCGACTACCAGTACCGCAGCCCGCAGTGGTTCCAGGGCAAGGCGTGGGAGAGCTCCACCCCGCTGGGCCCGGTGCTCGTCACCCCGGACGAGCTGCCCGCCGACGCCGAGCTCGTCACCCGCCTGGACGGGGAGGAGATGCAGCGCACCCGCATCGACGACCTCGTCTTCGACGCCGTCGCGCTCGTGCGGTACATCTCGACCATCTTCACCCTCAACCCCGGCGACGTCATCGCCACCGGCACGCCGGGCGGCGTGGGGCACGCGCGCAAGCCTGGCCGGTACATCAGCCCCGGCCAGACCGTGTCCGTCTCCATCGACGGCATCGGTGAGGTGGTGAACGTCGCGGTGGCGGAGAACGTCGCCGGGGCCGCCGAGAAGTCCCCGGCCACGGTGGGCGCATGA
- a CDS encoding IclR family transcriptional regulator, which translates to MVQKSDPYRIEAVDRALQLLSLLRDRGRLSVTEAAHELGVAPSSAHRLLSTLGHRGWAVQGDKRLYEAGPELVVPPPRAAGIPEIIRRLRPYLATLYEELDETVHLMVLSGADVRFVDGIESEQTLRVGLRVGTRMPAYTTSGGKAMLAELSPDALATLHAGGLRPWPGGHVKTLAELSAELERVRSQRFGFNQEESEPGVAALGASLGTAAGEPRAALTVAVPTTRFTGADASKITSVLVETCAQARAELWLAEASRRPSGADPGEGVDQPRHG; encoded by the coding sequence GTGGTGCAGAAAAGCGACCCGTACCGCATCGAGGCGGTCGACCGTGCCCTCCAGCTGCTGAGCCTGCTGCGCGACAGGGGGCGGCTGAGCGTGACCGAGGCGGCGCACGAGCTGGGGGTGGCGCCCTCGTCCGCGCACCGGCTGCTGTCCACGCTCGGGCACCGCGGCTGGGCGGTGCAGGGGGACAAGCGTCTCTACGAAGCGGGTCCGGAGCTCGTCGTGCCGCCCCCGCGGGCGGCCGGGATCCCGGAGATCATCCGGCGGCTGCGGCCGTACCTGGCCACCCTCTACGAGGAGCTGGACGAGACCGTGCACCTCATGGTGCTCAGCGGGGCGGACGTGCGCTTCGTCGACGGCATCGAGAGCGAGCAGACCCTGCGGGTCGGGTTGCGGGTGGGGACGCGGATGCCGGCGTACACGACCTCCGGCGGCAAGGCGATGCTCGCCGAGCTCTCGCCCGACGCCCTCGCCACGCTCCATGCCGGCGGCCTGCGGCCGTGGCCGGGCGGGCACGTGAAGACGCTGGCGGAGCTCTCCGCCGAGCTGGAGCGGGTTCGCTCCCAGCGGTTCGGCTTCAACCAGGAGGAGAGCGAGCCCGGTGTGGCGGCGCTGGGCGCGTCGCTGGGCACGGCCGCGGGCGAGCCCCGCGCAGCGCTGACGGTCGCGGTCCCGACCACCCGCTTCACCGGTGCGGACGCCTCGAAGATCACCTCGGTGCTGGTGGAGACCTGCGCGCAGGCGCGCGCGGAGCTGTGGCTCGCGGAGGCGTCGCGACGTCCCTCAGGCGCCGACCCGGGTGAGGGCGTCGACCAGCCGCGCCATGGATGA
- a CDS encoding 5'-3' exonuclease encodes MPTTQKLLLLDSASLYFRAYFGVPDSIKAPDGTPVNAVRGFLDMIAQLVGDRRPSRLVACWDDDWRPAFRVAAIPSYKEHRLAADGGEEVPAALTAQVPVIVEALEALGIARLGAPGYEADDVIGTLVAREVAAEDGRRAQVEVVTGDRDLFQLVDDEAGVSVLYPVKGVKNLQVVDQAALQERYGVPTGTAYADMATLRGDPSDGLPGVPGVGEKTAASLLRKHGTLAGVLAAVEAGEVSASQQAKFRSAWDYLAVAPTVVQVARDAPVAEVDDTLPDTPADPDAVVALAERWNLGSSMARLVDALTRVGA; translated from the coding sequence ATGCCGACGACGCAGAAGCTGCTCCTCCTCGACTCCGCCTCGCTGTACTTCCGCGCCTACTTCGGCGTGCCGGACAGCATCAAGGCGCCCGACGGGACCCCCGTCAACGCCGTGCGCGGGTTCCTGGACATGATCGCGCAGCTCGTGGGGGACCGGCGGCCCTCCCGCCTGGTCGCCTGCTGGGACGACGACTGGCGGCCCGCTTTCCGGGTCGCTGCCATCCCGTCCTACAAGGAGCACCGGCTCGCGGCCGACGGCGGCGAGGAGGTGCCCGCCGCGCTGACGGCGCAGGTGCCGGTCATCGTCGAGGCGCTGGAGGCGCTCGGCATCGCACGGCTGGGGGCGCCGGGGTACGAGGCGGACGACGTCATCGGAACGCTCGTCGCCCGTGAGGTGGCGGCGGAGGACGGCCGGCGTGCCCAGGTCGAGGTCGTGACGGGGGACCGGGACCTCTTCCAGCTCGTCGACGACGAGGCCGGGGTCAGCGTGCTGTACCCCGTCAAGGGCGTCAAGAACCTGCAGGTGGTGGACCAGGCGGCGCTCCAGGAGCGCTACGGCGTGCCCACCGGCACCGCCTACGCCGACATGGCCACCCTGCGCGGGGACCCGAGCGACGGTCTCCCGGGGGTGCCCGGCGTGGGGGAGAAGACCGCCGCGTCGCTGCTGCGCAAGCACGGCACCCTCGCCGGTGTGCTGGCCGCGGTCGAGGCGGGCGAGGTCAGCGCCTCGCAGCAGGCGAAGTTCCGGTCGGCCTGGGACTACCTCGCCGTCGCCCCGACCGTCGTCCAGGTGGCCCGTGACGCACCGGTCGCCGAGGTGGACGACACGCTGCCGGACACACCCGCGGACCCCGACGCCGTCGTCGCGCTCGCCGAGCGCTGGAACCTCGGGTCATCCATGGCGCGGCTGGTCGACGCCCTCACCCGGGTCGGCGCCTGA
- a CDS encoding ABC transporter ATP-binding protein, with protein MTATSTDPSPSPAVPYGDVLVVSELVRRFGDLTAVDGVSFRIAPGETYGLLGPNGAGKTTTISMISGLISADAGTVTVAGQPMGQNRTDVKRHIGLVPQDLAIYPELTGRENLTFFGRLQGLRGKELASRIETVLDLVGLADRAKDATKEYSGGMKRRLNIGIGLLHRPTLLILDEPTVGVDPQSRNAILESVEALSVEGMAVLYTTHYMEEAERLCDRIAIVDSGRIQAEGTRDELIRLVGGVDRIRLSGSGDTAAAAVTLRSLPAVERVDVDRRQLLLTVHDAPTAVAAVVTSATDAGMSLSDVEITRPNLESVFLHLTGKGLRD; from the coding sequence GTGACAGCAACCTCGACCGACCCCTCGCCGTCGCCCGCCGTGCCGTACGGGGACGTGCTGGTGGTGTCGGAGCTCGTCCGCCGCTTCGGGGACCTCACCGCCGTCGACGGCGTCTCCTTCCGCATCGCGCCCGGCGAGACCTACGGGCTGCTCGGCCCCAACGGGGCCGGGAAGACGACCACGATCTCGATGATCTCCGGGCTCATCTCCGCCGACGCGGGCACCGTCACCGTGGCCGGTCAGCCGATGGGGCAGAACCGCACCGACGTCAAACGGCACATCGGCCTCGTGCCGCAGGACCTGGCCATCTACCCCGAGCTCACCGGCCGGGAGAACCTCACCTTCTTCGGCCGGCTGCAGGGCCTGCGCGGCAAGGAGCTGGCCTCCCGCATCGAGACGGTGCTCGACCTCGTCGGGCTGGCGGACCGCGCCAAGGACGCCACCAAGGAGTACTCCGGCGGCATGAAACGCCGGCTCAACATCGGCATCGGCCTGCTCCACCGGCCGACGTTGCTCATCCTCGACGAGCCCACCGTCGGCGTGGACCCGCAGTCGCGCAACGCCATCCTCGAGTCGGTCGAGGCCCTTTCCGTGGAGGGCATGGCGGTCCTGTACACCACGCACTACATGGAGGAGGCGGAGCGCCTCTGCGACCGGATCGCCATCGTCGACTCCGGGAGGATCCAGGCCGAGGGCACCAGGGACGAGCTGATCCGCCTCGTCGGCGGCGTCGACCGCATCCGGCTGAGCGGCAGCGGCGACACCGCCGCGGCCGCCGTGACGCTGCGCTCCCTGCCCGCCGTCGAGCGCGTCGACGTCGACCGCCGCCAGCTGCTCCTGACGGTCCACGACGCGCCCACCGCCGTCGCGGCCGTCGTCACGAGCGCCACGGACGCCGGCATGTCGCTCAGCGACGTCGAGATCACCCGGCCGAACCTCGAGTCGGTCTTCCTCCACCTGACCGGCAAAGGGCTGCGGGACTGA
- a CDS encoding cupin domain-containing protein — protein MTTTDQPLEHGDVENAMQPEDTPELRELYAAFEANHMVPLWTQLGDLMPTHPAPRAVPHVWKWSTLYPLAQKSGDLVPVGRGGERRAIGLANPGLGGPTYISPTLWAAIQYLGPKETAPEHRHSQNAFRFVVEGEGVWTVVNGDPVRMSRGDLLLTPGWNFHGHHNETDRPMAWIDGLDIPFSYTNDVGFFEFGSERVTDYATPNFSRGERLWCHPGLRPLSGLQNTVSSPIGAYRWEHTDRALTEQLLLEEEGQPATVEQGHAAVRYVNPTTGGDVMPTIRAEFHRLRAGTATATRREVGSTVFQVFEGSGSVAMDGTEHQLEIGDMFVIPSWVSWSLQADTQFDLFRFSDAPIMERLHFNRTYIEGADR, from the coding sequence ATGACCACGACAGACCAGCCGCTCGAGCACGGCGACGTCGAGAACGCGATGCAGCCCGAGGACACCCCCGAGCTGCGCGAGCTCTACGCCGCGTTCGAGGCCAACCACATGGTCCCGCTGTGGACCCAGCTGGGCGACCTCATGCCGACCCACCCGGCGCCGCGGGCCGTGCCGCACGTGTGGAAGTGGTCGACGCTCTACCCGCTCGCGCAGAAGTCCGGCGACCTGGTGCCGGTCGGCCGCGGGGGTGAGCGGCGCGCCATCGGGCTGGCCAACCCCGGTCTCGGGGGACCGACGTACATCTCCCCGACGCTGTGGGCGGCCATCCAGTACCTCGGTCCCAAGGAGACGGCTCCGGAGCACCGTCACTCCCAGAACGCCTTCCGCTTCGTCGTGGAGGGCGAGGGGGTGTGGACCGTCGTGAACGGCGACCCGGTGCGCATGTCACGCGGTGACCTGCTGCTGACCCCGGGCTGGAACTTCCACGGTCACCACAACGAGACGGACCGGCCGATGGCCTGGATCGACGGCCTGGACATCCCGTTCTCCTACACGAACGACGTCGGCTTCTTCGAGTTCGGCTCCGAGCGCGTGACGGACTACGCGACGCCGAACTTCTCCCGCGGCGAGCGCCTGTGGTGCCACCCCGGCCTGCGTCCGCTCTCCGGCCTGCAGAACACCGTGTCCTCGCCCATCGGCGCTTACCGGTGGGAGCACACCGACCGCGCGCTGACCGAGCAGCTGCTGCTGGAGGAGGAGGGGCAGCCGGCGACCGTCGAGCAGGGCCACGCGGCCGTGCGCTACGTCAACCCCACCACCGGCGGTGACGTCATGCCGACCATCCGGGCGGAGTTCCACCGCCTGCGCGCGGGCACCGCCACGGCGACGCGGCGCGAGGTCGGCTCGACCGTCTTCCAGGTCTTCGAGGGCTCCGGCTCCGTCGCCATGGACGGCACCGAGCACCAGCTCGAGATCGGCGACATGTTCGTGATCCCGTCCTGGGTCTCCTGGTCGCTGCAGGCCGACACCCAGTTCGACCTGTTCCGTTTCTCCGACGCGCCGATCATGGAGCGTCTGCACTTCAACCGCACGTACATCGAGGGAGCCGACCGATGA
- a CDS encoding maleylpyruvate isomerase family mycothiol-dependent enzyme gives MSTSLEEAREELRRRQGAGARYDSANAPARELAWARTGTAYFARKLNELTDEELDGPSLLPGWTRAALVAHVGYNARALTRLCEWARTGVETPMYSSTAQRNAEIDRGATLPARALRNLFAHAEVHLNVEWRDLTDEQWDHEVRTAQGRTVPARETAWMRAREVWVHAVDLDNGGSFRDFPPELLDELLADVLRAWARREEKVDLVLAATDRETVTLGAGAGPTVSGTTADLVRWLTGRGARRLSSSTGELPEIPRWF, from the coding sequence ATGAGCACCTCGCTCGAGGAGGCCCGTGAGGAGCTCCGGCGACGCCAGGGCGCCGGGGCGCGGTACGACTCCGCGAACGCGCCCGCCCGCGAGCTGGCCTGGGCGCGGACCGGGACGGCGTACTTCGCGCGCAAGCTGAACGAGCTGACCGACGAGGAGCTCGACGGCCCCAGCCTGCTGCCCGGGTGGACCCGGGCGGCGCTGGTGGCGCACGTGGGGTACAACGCACGGGCGCTGACCCGGCTGTGCGAGTGGGCGCGCACCGGCGTGGAGACGCCCATGTACTCCTCCACCGCGCAGCGCAACGCCGAGATCGACCGGGGGGCGACCCTGCCCGCCCGGGCGCTGCGCAACCTGTTCGCCCACGCCGAGGTGCACCTGAACGTCGAGTGGCGCGACCTCACCGACGAGCAGTGGGACCACGAGGTCCGCACCGCGCAGGGGCGGACCGTGCCGGCCCGGGAGACTGCCTGGATGCGCGCCCGCGAGGTCTGGGTCCACGCCGTGGACCTGGACAACGGCGGCTCCTTCCGGGACTTTCCGCCGGAGCTGCTCGACGAGCTCCTCGCCGACGTCCTGCGGGCGTGGGCGCGGCGCGAGGAGAAGGTCGACCTCGTCCTTGCCGCCACCGACCGCGAGACGGTCACGCTCGGTGCGGGCGCCGGCCCGACCGTCAGCGGCACCACGGCGGACCTCGTCCGCTGGCTCACCGGCCGGGGCGCGCGCCGCCTCAGCAGCAGCACCGGCGAGCTGCCGGAGATCCCGCGCTGGTTCTGA
- a CDS encoding FAD-dependent monooxygenase: MSTDQVIIAGGGIGGLGAALMLARKGVRVTVLERAPEFAEVGAGLQLAPNITRMLDEVGVLEKILPLSVQPKRLVFMNAVTGEKLTHLDLLDARERYGAPYIVLHRSDLLDALRDAAEAEPNVVLRTNHEVTEVEDAGEHVVVRCANGSELTGQLLVGADGLHSVVRREIVEDEPVPSGYVAYRGAVPVEDVDRRMDMDDVVVWMGPGLHLVQYPVRAGKLYNQVAVFRSQEFLEGKEDWGTPEELDRTYSGMCEAVRVAIPSLGRIKRWPMADREPLDTWTKGRVTLLGDAAHAMLQYLAQGAGQSLLDGSAISTALSGLGEGEWVSDDVDRALAAYESERVAAAGHVQSTARVWGDIWHVDSHVPMILRDEAFRRRDVYDYHLVDWLYGPVRDGADDAPPAGPAGDHVPAEPTSAAPAHA; encoded by the coding sequence GTGTCCACGGATCAGGTCATCATCGCCGGCGGCGGCATCGGCGGGCTGGGGGCGGCGCTCATGCTTGCCCGCAAGGGGGTGCGGGTGACGGTGCTGGAACGTGCACCGGAGTTCGCGGAGGTCGGGGCGGGCCTGCAGCTGGCCCCCAACATCACGCGGATGCTCGACGAGGTCGGTGTCCTGGAGAAGATCCTGCCGCTGTCCGTCCAGCCGAAGCGCCTGGTGTTCATGAATGCGGTGACGGGGGAGAAGCTCACCCACCTCGACCTGCTCGACGCCCGGGAGCGGTACGGCGCCCCGTACATCGTGCTGCACCGCAGCGACCTCCTCGACGCCCTCCGCGACGCGGCCGAGGCCGAGCCGAACGTCGTGCTGCGCACCAACCACGAGGTCACCGAGGTCGAGGACGCCGGCGAGCACGTCGTCGTCCGCTGCGCCAACGGTTCCGAGCTGACCGGCCAGCTGCTGGTCGGGGCGGACGGGCTGCACTCGGTGGTCCGCAGGGAGATCGTCGAGGACGAGCCGGTCCCCTCCGGCTACGTGGCCTACCGCGGGGCCGTCCCGGTCGAGGACGTCGACCGCCGGATGGACATGGACGACGTCGTCGTCTGGATGGGCCCGGGCCTGCACCTGGTCCAGTACCCCGTCCGCGCCGGCAAGCTCTACAACCAGGTCGCCGTCTTCCGCAGCCAGGAGTTCCTGGAGGGCAAGGAGGACTGGGGGACCCCGGAGGAGCTCGACCGCACCTACTCCGGCATGTGCGAGGCCGTCCGGGTGGCGATCCCGTCGCTCGGACGCATCAAGCGCTGGCCGATGGCCGACCGCGAGCCGCTGGACACCTGGACGAAGGGGCGCGTCACCCTGCTCGGCGACGCCGCCCACGCCATGCTGCAGTACCTCGCCCAGGGCGCCGGGCAGTCGCTGCTCGACGGCTCGGCGATCTCCACGGCCCTGTCCGGTCTCGGCGAGGGCGAGTGGGTCTCCGACGACGTCGACCGTGCGCTGGCCGCGTACGAGTCCGAGCGCGTGGCCGCGGCCGGCCACGTCCAGTCCACCGCGCGAGTGTGGGGCGACATCTGGCACGTGGACTCGCACGTGCCGATGATCCTGCGCGACGAGGCCTTCCGCCGTCGCGACGTCTACGACTACCACCTCGTGGACTGGCTCTACGGCCCGGTCCGCGACGGTGCGGACGACGCACCGCCGGCTGGCCCCGCGGGCGACCACGTCCCCGCCGAGCCCACCTCCGCCGCCCCCGCCCACGCCTGA
- a CDS encoding TIGR03619 family F420-dependent LLM class oxidoreductase produces the protein MEIGFALPVSGAWATPGNVSELARRAEALGYRSLWTFQRLLVPAGSRLPPVYTSVLDPVVTLAHAAAVTDRVRLGTAIVNMPFQPPVLLAKQLATLDVLSGGRLDVGLGLGWQPEEFTAAGTPYERRGARAEEYLACLRALWGPDPVTFSGRLYQVPSAVVLPKPVQQPAPPVLLGGAAPRALERVGRLADGWISASRADLTDLATSIGLVRDSARTHGRDPHALRFVCRGVVRGVPRDGPLTGSLEDVRSDLPALAAQGVTELFADLNFDPAIGSPRADPAAAVRRAHEVLEALAPER, from the coding sequence ATGGAGATCGGCTTCGCGCTGCCGGTGTCCGGCGCGTGGGCGACGCCCGGCAACGTCAGCGAGCTGGCCAGACGTGCCGAGGCGCTCGGCTACCGCTCGCTGTGGACGTTCCAGCGTCTCCTCGTCCCCGCCGGGTCCCGGCTGCCGCCCGTCTACACCAGCGTCCTCGACCCCGTCGTCACGCTGGCCCACGCTGCCGCGGTCACCGACCGGGTCCGGCTGGGCACCGCGATCGTGAACATGCCGTTCCAGCCACCGGTGCTCCTGGCCAAGCAGCTCGCGACGCTTGACGTCCTCTCCGGCGGACGCCTCGACGTCGGGCTCGGGCTGGGCTGGCAGCCGGAGGAGTTCACCGCCGCCGGGACCCCTTACGAGCGCCGGGGCGCCCGCGCGGAGGAGTACCTTGCCTGCCTGCGGGCCCTCTGGGGCCCCGACCCGGTGACCTTCAGCGGCCGCCTCTACCAGGTGCCCTCCGCCGTCGTCCTCCCCAAGCCGGTCCAGCAGCCGGCCCCGCCCGTCCTCCTCGGCGGGGCGGCGCCCCGCGCGCTCGAGCGGGTCGGCCGCCTCGCCGACGGGTGGATCAGCGCCAGCCGCGCGGACCTGACGGACCTGGCGACCTCCATCGGCCTCGTCAGGGACAGCGCCCGCACGCACGGGCGCGACCCGCACGCGCTGCGGTTCGTGTGCCGCGGGGTGGTCCGCGGCGTCCCGCGCGACGGGCCGCTGACCGGGAGTCTCGAGGACGTCAGGTCGGACCTCCCGGCGCTGGCGGCCCAGGGTGTCACCGAGCTGTTCGCCGACCTCAACTTCGACCCGGCGATCGGCAGCCCCCGGGCAGACCCGGCAGCCGCCGTGCGCCGGGCGCACGAGGTGCTCGAGGCTCTGGCGCCCGAACGCTGA
- a CDS encoding ABC transporter permease, protein MEQLWTMTVSDLRQRVRDRSVIIFAVVVPLALMVVFNLVFGGTEELELEPVTVAAAVPDDDELGRVVVAALGEVGAPEVTVQDVDAAEVRGLAEAGTVQLGIVVPEGFSEALARGEGPVLQLVEGDDAGIETDILVAVVQGVLDQLAAGTAAAAAAGELGLTHEQVATVARQAATAGPAVTLAEGEASDEQLSGGATLVAGQAGLFLLFTVGFGVLSLVAEREQGTLARLRSMPMRPGLVVAAKALVGFVLGVVATTVLLVAGSLMFGVNFGAPLAVGVLVVCAVTAATSLMLVVARLARTAEQANIVQSILAIALGTAAGAFFPLTATGVVGQLLDLNPVAAFIRGLGITSGGGGLGDIGVPVAYMLGFAVVVVALSRLLPDRGREL, encoded by the coding sequence ATGGAGCAGCTGTGGACCATGACGGTCTCCGACCTGCGTCAGCGGGTCCGGGACAGGTCGGTCATCATCTTCGCCGTCGTGGTGCCGCTCGCCCTGATGGTCGTCTTCAACCTCGTCTTCGGCGGCACCGAGGAGCTCGAGCTCGAACCTGTCACCGTGGCCGCCGCCGTCCCGGACGACGACGAGCTCGGCAGGGTGGTCGTGGCGGCCCTCGGCGAGGTCGGTGCCCCCGAGGTCACCGTGCAGGACGTCGACGCGGCCGAGGTGCGCGGGCTCGCCGAGGCGGGCACCGTGCAGCTCGGCATCGTGGTCCCCGAGGGCTTCTCCGAGGCGCTCGCACGGGGCGAGGGGCCGGTGCTGCAGCTCGTCGAGGGAGACGACGCCGGCATCGAGACCGACATCCTCGTCGCCGTCGTCCAGGGCGTGCTCGACCAGCTCGCCGCCGGCACCGCCGCGGCCGCCGCGGCGGGCGAGCTCGGCCTGACCCACGAGCAGGTCGCCACGGTCGCCCGGCAGGCCGCGACCGCCGGACCGGCGGTCACGCTCGCCGAGGGCGAGGCGTCCGACGAGCAGCTCAGCGGCGGCGCCACGCTCGTCGCGGGGCAGGCGGGACTGTTCCTGCTGTTCACCGTGGGTTTCGGGGTCCTGAGTCTCGTGGCCGAGCGCGAGCAGGGGACGCTCGCCCGGCTCCGGTCCATGCCGATGCGCCCCGGGCTGGTGGTGGCCGCGAAGGCGCTGGTGGGGTTCGTGCTCGGCGTCGTCGCCACCACGGTGCTGCTCGTGGCCGGCTCACTGATGTTCGGCGTCAACTTCGGGGCACCGCTCGCCGTCGGCGTGCTCGTCGTCTGCGCGGTGACCGCCGCGACGTCCCTCATGCTGGTCGTCGCCCGCCTGGCGCGCACGGCCGAGCAGGCCAACATCGTCCAGTCCATCCTGGCCATCGCGCTGGGCACGGCGGCCGGGGCCTTCTTCCCGCTGACCGCGACCGGTGTCGTCGGCCAGCTCCTCGACCTCAACCCGGTCGCCGCCTTCATCCGCGGGCTGGGGATCACCTCGGGCGGCGGAGGTCTCGGCGACATCGGCGTCCCGGTCGCCTACATGCTCGGCTTCGCCGTCGTGGTCGTCGCCCTCTCCCGGCTCCTGCCGGACCGGGGGAGGGAGCTGTGA